The nucleotide window TCCAATGTGTTCATATTATGCTGCCAGACTTCTTTTCTCGTAAATGTTATTGTGTCCAACTATGGAGTTGATATGGTTGCAGAATTGTGGAGTTCTGAATTGCATTGTTTTGTAGCTCTTGCTCATTATTTGCTCTGTTTCTGTTGTTGATATCACACTATGCTCTAGGCTGTATATCATACATCTACttcattggtttggtttgcacTTTTCCTGACTTAATGTGTTCCTATTTTTCTGCTCTAAGCTCCTTTCATTCTCTACTATTTTGCCCATCTCTTTacatatattttgcatttatgttacatatatttataaaattttgttaacgTATCTAGGCTGCGTtgtatgttgatttttttaaatgtctGATATCTTTGTATCTTAGTGTGCCTTTATTGTATTATGTATCTGGGCTTCTTGATACCAGTATTGTCATTCGCGGATTGTGGAAAATAgtagtttgttcaaatttttgtATGCAACAACGCTATGATGCTgctatttcacaatattttgtattaaatagcGAAGTGCAAAACAATATGGTTTTGTTTGAATTCCGATATGTTTTAGacgctatttaacaacactgctTGATGATACCCTTTTTATTGGTATTTGTCAATTAAAAGTGATCTTGTTCTAGTACACACCGTTTGAGTGTGTTTGCAGTTGCATTATGGTGCGTCCTAGAACATAATACAACTGCAAACACACAAGCGGAAATATACTTTGATGTTTGAGTTCTGCTGtgacaattttttctaaaacttgTGTAGGACCTACTCGTTTAAACTATATTGCTCTTGACTATTTTGTAATTACGGACCAATCAATGTGCCATTGTAAATCTGATTGTGTTATAGTATACCTCAAAAGATAGTGCCCTTGTATTTTCTctatttgaatttgattgaattcAATTTGCAATGCAAGTTATTACCTTATTAACTAAAATCTACTTTTACCTAACAGGGTTTTATTTTCAAGGACGGATCACTTGCCGAAGCGGTATGTGAACTCAAACTATCCATAAACTGGTCTATATAGAAAATAGACGTGAACACGAAGGCAGGTGAGTGAAATGGAGTGCAATAAGGATGAGGCCACCAGAGCTAAAGAAATCGCTGAGAAGAAGTTTAAAGCAAAGGACTTTTTGGGAGCAAAGAAGTTTGCTTTGAAAGCGCATAATTTATTTCCTTCCCTTGAGGGTATTCCTCAGATGATAGCTACACTCGACGTGTATATTTCTGCTGAGAACAAAGTAAAAGGAGAAGTAGATTGGTATGGTATACTCGGTGCAAACCCCCATGCTGATGAGGATACAGTCAGGAAGCATTACAGGAAACTAGCTCTCATGCTTCACCCTGACAAGAACAAGTCCAGCGGATCCGATGGGGCGTTTGGGCTTATTTCAGAGGCATGGAGTATACTGTCCGATAAGGATAAAAGAGCAGCCTATGATGCGAAGATAAAAGCAAAACCACAGAAAGGTTCAACCATTTTTGGTGGTTCATCGACAAAAGCGACGGCAAACGGGGCTAACAACAGTAAAAAGAAAACGCCTTCAAGCGGAAAGAGTCATAAGAATATGGCTAAAGAACCCACTTCATCCTCTGCCAATGCATCAAAATCCACATTTTGGACTACTTGCCATCGATGTCATATGCAGTATGAGTATCTTGTGAAGTATCTTAACCTTAAACTCGTCTGTCCTAACTGTCATGATGCATTTGTAGCTGTAGAAACTAATCCGCCTCCCAAAAGTGGTATTAGACCTGGAACTTCGTGGAATTTTAAGCAAAAGGCCGATAACCAAGGACCTAATAAGGGCAAATTTAATGCCGGAAAGAACAACATGGCAGCTCCAAATGTTGGTGCAGGGTCTAACAATAACAGTTTCCAATGGGCTCCATTCACAAAAACTTCCGGTGTTTCTAATGTGGCTCAAGCTGCAAATGTGGTTCAGCAGGCATATGGTAAGGTGAAACGAGACCGCGAGGAGGCACAAGCAGCTACCAAAAGGGAAGAAGCTTTAAGAAGGAAGCAGAATGTTTCGAAAAAAGGTTACTTTAATCCGGCTAAGAGGAAAAGGGGGGTCATGGAGGCAAATGGAGCTTCTGACTTAGGCAAGAAGTTCAACTGTACTAGAGATCTTTCCCCAGTTGAACTTCAGAATATTCTTTTCGAGAAAGCTAGAAAAGAAATTACCAAGAAACTCAAGGAGTTTCAGTCAAATACTGTTGGTAAATCAGTGGGGAAAAAGAGTAGAGACTGCTTTGAGAAAGCAAATCAGAAAGGAGAATTTTCCGGCAGAAACTCTGAGATCTGTGCTCAAAATAAAATCGGGAAGTCAGAAGATGTGGAGAATAGATTGCAGGCTTGCAAGTCAGTTGCAGCTCCTACCATTGATTACAATTGCACGGAAATTTTGGATGCAATGCTAGTAGATGTTCCAGATCCTGATTTCGATGATGTTTACAAGGATCGAACTAAAACTTCTTTTGGTGAAAAGCAAGTATGGGCTGCATATGATGTTGGTGATGGGATGCCTCGACGTTATGCTATGATTCACAGAGTGATCTCTCTAAATCCATTCAAGTTGCAGCTCAGCTGGCTCTACCCAAATACCAACAATGAACCAGGCCCCTTAAATTGGGTTGCTTTAGGCTTTCCAAAAACTTGTGGCGAATTCAGAATTGGCAGACGCGAAATCTTTAACTCGATCCATTTTTTCTCTCAGAAGGTTAGGTGGAAAAAAGGTAATGATGGAGCCATTTGTATATATCCTCGAAAAGGGGAGGTATGGGCCGTCTATAGGAATTGGTCTCCTGACTGGAACGAGCGAACATCAGGTGATGTGATACACAAGTTTGATATGGTTGAAGTACTTgaggattttgttgatgaacGTGGTGTAACTGTTATTCCTCTGGTCAAGGTGGCTGGGTTCAAGGCAGTATTTCACCACCACTTAGATGAGAAAGAGATCAAGATCATTCCAAGGAAGGAGATGCTTCGATTCTCTCATCAGGTACCTTCACACTTACTTGCCGGTGAAGAAGCTCCTAATGCTCCAAAGGGTTGCAGGGTTCTGGACCCAGCTGCTACTCCATGTGAACTTCTCGAGGTAATAAAAGTTGCAGAGGAGGAAAACATGGTGAACGATGTGGATAGTGTTGTAAAGGAAACTAATCGTGAGGAAATGATCGTTGATACTGGAAAACTTGGGGGAACGAAGGAGGTAATGAATGAAGTTGATACAGGAAAACTTGGGGGAACAAAGGAGGGAATGAAGAAAGTTATCCGTAGAATAACTCCAGAGGAGGACAGAGGGAAGAAGATATGCAGAGGCTTGTAGCTAGCCTCTGATTTCAATAGCCAGAATTAATTTGACAAAATAGGATCCAAAATGAGTTAACACATTTTGATTCTTTCTTGGATAGATGAGAAGTtcttatttctttctttatccAATAATCACCATTGAATACAGGTGagttttgtcaaattttttCTAGCTGTGCAGTGTTACTGTGAACCAAAAAGGGAAGATTTCATTCCCAATCTAACATTGCAATTAGTGTTTCAACTCTTGAAGTTGATTGGTTTAGCCTCCTGTCATACCAAAAGTTAGTATTGGGATGATGAGACTATTACCTTCTGCAAATTGTTCTATATTTGAACTTTGTCGGAAGCCGAACTCTGCAATTTGCATAAGGGTCTGGGTCTggctttaaattttattttattttacatttattactTTATAGGTTTCTTACTCAATTTTGGCACTGTAAATCCAATTTAGTGGCATGTTTTCCAATTGTTGCCCATGTTTTTGTAAGAAATTTAGCACAGTTAATGATTTATACCAGTACTTTGACCTTACAAAGTTGATCCTTCTTCCTTGAAtagtttttctttcaatttccaGCATGTTACATATAGGTAATATAAATGAATGTTTAATGGTGAAAAGGTAAAGCATGTTATTCTTGCTCTAATCTTGACCATTGATCAAAGATCTAATGGCTTTAAGGTTATATCTACCCTTGCACCATTCTTCAGGTGTGTAATGGGATATGATGCCTTGTTTTATACATATTCATGCACAACTTCTGGAAAAAAATTTGAGGCAAGATATTGAGAAAACCAATATTTGGGTTTTACTAGGACTTGTTCTCCTAAACTTTTGATTTGTTGAAATGAGTAATTGTTTTTACCCCAACATGACTTTGAAAGTACATATTTGGATAAAAGAAATTGTGTCGTATGGAAGTGTATTTATGAAGAAATTATGCTGTCTGAAGGTGTACCTTTATAAaatgtgtagtttttttttttttggtgaaatatgGGGTGTGAAAAGTAGTGccattgtttaattttttttttttgaaggattgtttaaATTTGTTGGTTGtgtttgaaatattaaattaatttttaaattttgttgtgaACCGGGTATTCTCTACACGCAATTGTTGAGACTATTCTTTGAGCAAGATAAAATCATAATAAGTGACATTTTTTAATGGTTGGTAGAATTACCATACACTTCACATAAGAGCATATCCAATAAGAAATGTTTTGTCTAATAGCACagagggtttttttttttggacaaataaTAGCACATAGGAGCTTTTTAGCTACTTTCATTGGAGAAGAAATAAGAAGGATTGCTATTGAGATGCAAGGCTTGTACAATCACCATCTCTCTCTTGCATAAATGTGGTTCCATTGCATTTTTATTTAACTTCTTTcataatatttcaaataaaaaattactacatgAATTCAAAGTTAAAAATGGAGTGATTTTTGAAGAGTTGATGGGGGTGGAGTAAATTAGTGCTTATTAGACAATTAGatttaaattcttaaaaaagacaataaaatttaaaattaaatgaatatgTAATGTGTACAGGAAGAACCactgttatttgaacaatcactTTTTGTACAACTTATGAGACAACCAATAATATAGAAAGAAATGTATGTCTTGTtacgaaaaccaaaacaatagagagagagaaacaagGGCATAATGAGTATATGAGAGAGGGTTGTCCCAAAAATGGtaagaaaatggttgtacaaatattatttctcaccACTTAATCTATCTTTTAATAAGAGCATTATCGGAGATGCTTTTAGTGCAAGTAATTGATATTCATTGattcaaatattattaataataattgaaaatgattATTTGCTGGATCTTGTTGTTAATTAAGGTATCTTAAGTTGGAAGTCATAGATTAATCTTTTGAGGTTGAAAGATGCATTTAACATACCAAAATCTTTTAACTCAGAAATTTTGACAAATTGAAATTTCGAACCATCACTATCTCGTTGCACCACCCAATGTTGTCTTCCTCGTATCGTATCCCTTGGTAAATTGTTAGTCAAATTGTTATTATTCACCAATGCACAATGAGGTTGTCGTCATTTTCATCATAGTatcactattattttttttacaaattcttATTTACTTTGGGTAAAGTTATCTTAAAAAATGATGTGTAGAGTTCACACCAATCAaaagtcatttattatctatgtTATATCTATAACATAAATAATGAAAGACAAATGAATGATTTAAATTGATGTCAACTCAACATGAGTAACTTTACGCAACTTTTGTTCAAGGGTAATGTATTTGTAGCCTTTTTCCTAATAATATAACCTTATTTATTAAgaatgttttgttgttaattcgttaaaaatcacatcaataaaatacttgatgtgTGGATGATGATAGTGAatcattcactatttttagagtctttt belongs to Medicago truncatula cultivar Jemalong A17 chromosome 6, MtrunA17r5.0-ANR, whole genome shotgun sequence and includes:
- the LOC11444462 gene encoding uncharacterized protein, producing the protein MECNKDEATRAKEIAEKKFKAKDFLGAKKFALKAHNLFPSLEGIPQMIATLDVYISAENKVKGEVDWYGILGANPHADEDTVRKHYRKLALMLHPDKNKSSGSDGAFGLISEAWSILSDKDKRAAYDAKIKAKPQKGSTIFGGSSTKATANGANNSKKKTPSSGKSHKNMAKEPTSSSANASKSTFWTTCHRCHMQYEYLVKYLNLKLVCPNCHDAFVAVETNPPPKSGIRPGTSWNFKQKADNQGPNKGKFNAGKNNMAAPNVGAGSNNNSFQWAPFTKTSGVSNVAQAANVVQQAYGKVKRDREEAQAATKREEALRRKQNVSKKGYFNPAKRKRGVMEANGASDLGKKFNCTRDLSPVELQNILFEKARKEITKKLKEFQSNTVGKSVGKKSRDCFEKANQKGEFSGRNSEICAQNKIGKSEDVENRLQACKSVAAPTIDYNCTEILDAMLVDVPDPDFDDVYKDRTKTSFGEKQVWAAYDVGDGMPRRYAMIHRVISLNPFKLQLSWLYPNTNNEPGPLNWVALGFPKTCGEFRIGRREIFNSIHFFSQKVRWKKGNDGAICIYPRKGEVWAVYRNWSPDWNERTSGDVIHKFDMVEVLEDFVDERGVTVIPLVKVAGFKAVFHHHLDEKEIKIIPRKEMLRFSHQVPSHLLAGEEAPNAPKGCRVLDPAATPCELLEVIKVAEEENMVNDVDSVVKETNREEMIVDTGKLGGTKEVMNEVDTGKLGGTKEGMKKVIRRITPEEDRGKKICRGL